The sequence below is a genomic window from Gossypium hirsutum isolate 1008001.06 chromosome A11, Gossypium_hirsutum_v2.1, whole genome shotgun sequence.
TCAGCCTCATGTTCTAAAAGGATTGTCTGATGATGATGCTTGGTCTTTGTTCAAAGAGATAGCATTTGAGCAAAGACGTACAGACTCAACAGATTCAGGCTTTGTGGAAATAGGAAAACTGATTTTGGAAAGGTGTTGTGGAGTTCCTTTAGTCATAAGGACGATAGCTGGTACGCTATCTTTTAAAGAAACTAAAAATGAGTGGCTTTCTTTTAAAGATAATGAACTTGCTAAAATATCTCAGAACGAATGTGAGATTCTACTTACACTTAAGTTGAGCTACGATCATCTCCCATCACGTTTAAAGCATTGCTTTGTTTATTGCCGATTGTATCCAAAAGATTATGTAATTCGTGTACAAACTCTTGTTCAACTTTGGATTGCACAAGGTTTTGTAAAGCAATTTAATCAAAGTAAGTCTCTTgaggagattgggtttgggtatTTTAAAGATTTGGTTGAAAGAAGTTTCTTTCAAGAGGTAGTAGAATATGGAATTGGGGATATGAGATGTAAAATGCATGATTTAATACATGATCTAGCTGAATCAATAGCAGGGGCAGAGAGTAGTATTGTACATTCAAATAAAATTGCAAGTAAGGATGGTGAAAAGTGTCGCCACATATCAATTAATCCTTCATTAATTCCTTTGTTTAAGGGAAAAAAGTTGCGAACCTTGTTACAGTTTCCAAACAAGAGAGTTCCAAATTTGAGTGATGAAACTTGGAATTTTGTAATTGCAAAGTGTAGATGTTTGCGTGTACTAGAATTGTATGATTTTGACTTTAAAATGATTCCACGCTCCATTCATAAGCTGAAACATTTGAGGTACCTTGATCTTTCTTGCAACGAAAATCTTAAGAGCCTGCCAAAGAGTATTTACAAAATACAAAATTTGCAAATGCTGAAACTTGACTGGTGTGATCGGTTTGAAGAATTGCCGAAGAAGATTGAAAAATTGGTGAATCTTACCCATCTTGGGTGTGAAGGTTGTAATGGTTTAACTCATATGCCACGTGGAATAGGAAAACTGAGTTCCCTTGAAACATTACGCATGTTTATAGTGGATAAAGATGGTTCCCATGGTGGTGCAGATCTAAGTGAATTGAGTGGGCTTAACATCTTAAGGGGAGAGCTAAGAATAACAAATTTGGGATTCGTAAAAAATGCAAAAGAGAAGTTTAAAGCTACTAATTTGAAAGAGAAGCAACATTTGAGATCATTGGTTTTAGAATGGAATCGTCGTGGTGACGATAATGATGCTAACAAGTCACTTGAAGACCTCCAGCCCCATCCTAATCTCAAGGAGCTCTGTATTCGAGGATGGAGGGGTGATGCAAAGTTTCCAAGTTGGATTTCTTTGCTCACAAATCTCGTCGTGATTAGAATATGGGATCCTAGTAATGTCAAACATGTTCCGTCCTTTGCGCAATTGCCTTGTCTTAAAGAGCTGTCAATTACTGATTGTACTGAGCTGGAGTACATGGATGATAATAGCCCAAAAGGAGGTCAAGGAGAAGCACAATCATTCTTCCCATCGCTTAAGGTTCTCTGACTCTGGGACTGCCCGAATATGAAGAGCTGGTGGAGGACGACAAAACCAATCGATGATGATTCCGACGAGGACGACACAACAGTTATGGGAACATCAACCATGGCATTTCCTTGTCTTtccactttaacaatttcaaattgCCCTTTCACTTCAATGCCGTTGTATCCTTCACTCATTGATGATCTAAGGTTGGTGGGTTCCAGTTCAAGGCCGTTAAAGCAGACCATGAAGATGAACATTACTAGTTCGACCCCATCAAGTTCAACCTCTTCTCTTCCTCTCTCCAAATTGAAATCTTTAACATTAGACAACATTGAGGGATTGGACACTCACACGCTAGATGAGTGCCAGCAACATCTCACCAGCCACAAAGATTTAGAAATATGGAATTGCAAGGAGGTTGATTTAGAGGGCATGCAATGGGAAGTCCTTAAGAATCTCTCTCATTTGGAGATTGATAATATTCCAAAGCTGGTGTCTCTCCCCATTGGGCTTCAACATCTTGTTCaattgaaaacattaaaaattcataactgCAATGGATTGAGGTCACTGTTTCCTGCGTTCCAACATCTCACTTTCCTTGAAGACTTTTCAGTAAGCAACTGCAAGGAGCTGGAGTTATCTGCAGCTGGCATCCAAATATTCCAAAATTATACAAGCCTATGCTCTCTATCGCTGGAAAATATGCCAGAGTGTCGGCATCTTCCGGAGTGGCTTCAACATCTACCAAATCTGCAAAAGCTTTATCTGAGGGATTTGCCCAATTTAACATCGCTCCCGGACGAGATGCGTTGCCTAACCAAATTGCAAAAATTACATATATTTGAAGTTCCTCAGTTGGAGGAAAGGTGTCGGAAGGACATTGGTGCTGATTGGCATAAGATTGCTCACATCCCAGACTTTGACATATCTGGTTGTTATTAGGTTGGTCCGtccttttcaattatttatttttaagaccttaagttttttttctaaaaaaaaaatcagtgtTATATTTACTGTCCAACTCTTGGCTTTCATGCCATTTTTCATTCTAATATCATTCAAGTTGGATACTCTTATATAAATTGACATCTTTAAATTCATGCCATTTGACATCTTATATAAATTGAAATTCCTTTGTTTTAATCCTATTTTGTACTTACCATCTTTCATAATATTTTGCTAATTTGTGCAGTATGCCATTGGGGAAAGGCATTTGTCAACTTCAATAATTTTATATGCATAAAAAGAAGTTAATCCTTCTTTTCATATCTGTCATTTCATAGACTTCAATTTAAGGGTTTctaataatttaattctaaaaaatcattGATGTGGAGAGAGAGGTTGAAGCTTGCATGCTACCCTTCAAAATGGTTCTACTATATGCTCTgctttgtttatatatatttatgttttctcTGGTTATTTACATTTCAAGAAGCAGAGACCATACTTTCCGCTACGATTTGTTAATCTACCAAAATATTCCATCAATACAAAAATggtaatataatataaagttgTGTTTAGAAAGAGTAAGTGTTTTGGGTGCCATTGTTAATCCACAATTGGACACTGTTCAGTCTAAATGAGATCAATTTTAACATATTCTTTGTTGGCATTTATAATTTCCAGGTTCATTGTTGCTTTTGGAAGAGTCTTTGTTCAAGCATGACACTTGTCAGAGAAATTgcatttggaaatttattatttcactttACATGGAACTTATGGAAGCTTAGATATAGATGGTTTATTTCATGGGTGATGTGTGAATTTAAAGAAGTACATATGTTCATAGTAGGAACTATTAATGAGTGCCATTGTTATTGAAGGTGGATTCA
It includes:
- the LOC107935775 gene encoding putative disease resistance protein RGA3, with the protein product MGAEAIAFDLAVELITKLSSFTLSQIGLCWNVKDDLHDLKSTVSTIKAVLLDAEERSVTSQLVKDWLEKLRDVLYDADDLLDDFSAEALRKDLLGGNKLTKEQTHSFKDKIIGRDDDKAALLKLVLEFESEDNVYIIPIVGFGGLGKTALAQFVYNDEMVKNCFELMMWVCVSDVFDVKIIVENMIKSATGKAPDQNLEMDQLQKQLREKIGGKKYLLVLDDIWNDEWGNWVNLKELLVGGAKGSRIIVTTRSSKVAKITSKCQPHVLKGLSDDDAWSLFKEIAFEQRRTDSTDSGFVEIGKLILERCCGVPLVIRTIAGTLSFKETKNEWLSFKDNELAKISQNECEILLTLKLSYDHLPSRLKHCFVYCRLYPKDYVIRVQTLVQLWIAQGFVKQFNQSKSLEEIGFGYFKDLVERSFFQEVVEYGIGDMRCKMHDLIHDLAESIAGAESSIVHSNKIASKDGEKCRHISINPSLIPLFKGKKLRTLLQFPNKRVPNLSDETWNFVIAKCRCLRVLELYDFDFKMIPRSIHKLKHLRYLDLSCNENLKSLPKSIYKIQNLQMLKLDWCDRFEELPKKIEKLVNLTHLGCEGCNGLTHMPRGIGKLSSLETLRMFIVDKDGSHGGADLSELSGLNILRGELRITNLGFVKNAKEKFKATNLKEKQHLRSLVLEWNRRGDDNDANKSLEDLQPHPNLKELCIRGWRGDAKFPSWISLLTNLVVIRIWDPSNVKHVPSFAQLPCLKELSITDCTELEYMDDNSPKGGQGEAQSFFPSLKVL